One window of the Hippocampus zosterae strain Florida chromosome 8, ASM2543408v3, whole genome shotgun sequence genome contains the following:
- the si:ch211-262h13.5 gene encoding alpha-2-HS-glycoprotein — translation MHKSSYTSFLQLALLFIQMLYLNAEGLALVPTELAPIPCNDKAVEKLSRLAVTYINEDRADGYKFALNRVANVHLHAQGPAGNVYYLDLDVLETKCYIGSPKPWKRCDVRPFMETQISGNCNTTILHTLEGYSYLYSYDCTLVPDPAEKLQQTCPTCPILLPVDSQQAVLAVQVALASYKRRSTVGAGLGVKRITRAAEQALPVKARFVEFTVQECAEGVTEKGTCQRLTSTSDTETAGFCTASVHGDLHAHPDIQVSCEMFKIQNVDVLRPLQPQGHDLPFKPDIPTVPPIHYPGKEQQPAHSDPTPPRDPQPAPFDPTPLPDLQSAPFDPTQISPRPMDPLFNPPISFSSSSSESAEDLLDRQLSVNGSFDSSSEEVGGFLALRPPLDFHYKRHDRKKRQALAESSPSHRPTFLSDFPNGTSPFRSCPGPARYTTV, via the exons ATGCATAAATCCAGTTACACATCGTTCCTGCAGTTAGCTCTgctttttattcaaatgttgtATCTGAATGCTGAGGGATTAGCACTGGTGCCCACTGAACTTGCTCCAATTCCCTGCAATGACAAAGCTGTGGAGAAACTGTCCCGTCTGGCTGTCACTTATATCAACGAGGATCGTGCGGATGGGTACAAATTTGCCCTCAATCGCGTTGCTAATGTCCACCTACATGCTCAG GGTCCAGCAGGCAATGTGTATTACCTGGACCTGGATGTCCTGGAAACCAAGTGTTACATAGGCAGTCCAAAACCATGGAAACGCTGTGACGTCAGACCATTCATGGAAACA CAAATCTCCGGTAACTGCAACACAACCATCCTCCACACATTGGAAGGTTACTCCTACCTGTACAGTTATGACTGCACGCTTGTGCCAG ACCCCGCAGAGAAGCTGCAACAGACATGTCCAACCTGCCCCATCCTACTTCCCGTTGACAGTCAACAAGCTGTGCTGGCTGTTCAGGTCGCGCTGGCATCCTATAAGAGGCGATCCACTGTGGGTGCAGGGCTTGGAGTGAAGCGGATCACCAGAGCTGCGGAACAA GCTTTGCCAGTGAAAGCCAGATTTGTGGAATTTACAGTCCAAGAGTGTGCAGAGGGAGTGACAGAAAAAGGCACCTGCCAGCGGTTGACATCCACTTCAGACACTGAG ACTGCAGGCTTTTGTACAGCATCTGTACATGGAGACCTGCATGCTCATCCGGATATCCAAGTGTCCTGCGAGATGTTCAAAATTCAG AATGTGGACGTCCTTCGCCCATTGCAACCACAAGGTCATGACCTCCCCTTTAAGCCTGACATCCCAACAGTGCCTCCTATCCATTATCCAGGAAAAGAGCAGCAGCCTGCTCATTCTGACCCCACACCACCCCGTGATCCGCAGCCAGCGCCATTTGACCCCACACCGCTCCCTGATCTTCAATCTGCACCATTTGACCCCACACAGATTAGCCCTCGTCCCATGGACCCTCTCTTTAATCCACCAATATCCTTCAGTTCATCTTCGAGTGAGTCTGCTGAAGATCTTTTAGATCGGCAGCTATCAGTAAACGGTTCATTTGACTCATCCTCTGAGGAGGTAGGAGGCTTTCTGGCTTTACGCCCACCATTGGACTTCCACTATAAGAGGCACGACCGCAAGAAGCGACAGGCCTTGGCGGAAAGTTCACCATCCCACAGACCAACATTCCTGTCTGATTTCCCAAATGGAACCTCGCCTTTCCGTTCCTGCCCTGGTCCTGCACGATACACCACAGTCTAG